CCTGCAGCGGCGCGCTCGATGCGAGCTCCACCGGAGCAAATCCCTGGCCGGGGACAAATTTTTCGAGGACGAGCTGCGCCGGTGCCCCGCCTGCGGCGGCCGAGCACATGGCTTCGGCCTCCTTCTGACGGCTTTTGGCCGGCATGAAGCCCATCACCATCTGGGCGCCGTCGCACTGACGCTTGCAGACGACGCGCTGCAGATTGCTCGTGACGGCCACCCTCTGCTGCGGCCGCTCCTCTTCGAACCCGAAAAACTCGCTGAAGAACCCGCCATCTCCGCGCATGGGTACGGATTCGGCCGGATAGTCAGTCCGGGGCGCCTCACGGGCCCGGTTCTGTTTCAACAGGAATTGCAGCGGGCTTTCGGCCCGGGGGCCGGTCAGATCAACCGTAAAGGCGGCCGCAGCCACGCCTAAAAAGCCAGCGATGGCGGCAAGATGGATAGGTTTTGGCATGAAACACTCGTTTGGGAGATTAACTTCCGATCTACCCAAAGGTTCAGTCGCACCATGCACGTAAAGGTTCAAAGGCGGGCAGCCCTAGTGGCCGCGCTCGCCCGCTGGTATCAATCAGTCAACCGAGTGTTGAGGACCTGAGTTATGCAGCACGGCTGGGCCGTGATCGCCGTAGCGCTTGTCTATTTTGGACTTTTATTTGCGCTGGCGGCTTACGCAGACAGGGTCCGCCCTGCCTGGATGTCCGGCTGGGGCAGGCCCTACATTTATTCGTTCTCGATCGCAGTCTACTGCACATCCTGGACATTTTTCGGCTCGGTGGGTCTGGCTACGACCTCCGGCCTCGACTTCATCGGCATTTATATCGGCCCGATCATCGCGTTCACGGTCGCAAGCCCGATCCTTCTGAAGGTGACGCGCCTCGCCCGCGCTCAGAACATCACCTCCGTCGCCGACTTCATGGCTGCGCGCTACGGCAAGAACCAGACGCT
Above is a window of Terrihabitans soli DNA encoding:
- a CDS encoding DUF2865 domain-containing protein yields the protein MPKPIHLAAIAGFLGVAAAAFTVDLTGPRAESPLQFLLKQNRAREAPRTDYPAESVPMRGDGGFFSEFFGFEEERPQQRVAVTSNLQRVVCKRQCDGAQMVMGFMPAKSRQKEAEAMCSAAAGGAPAQLVLEKFVPGQGFAPVELASSAPLQEGRASLDATTAQPAAESACPKSQTRESFMTVPILNDATLRHGDVVATKTGFKVFVGGGKPPFKETDFAALDERKKVAADLRKLKVAGN